Proteins encoded in a region of the Rhodopirellula halodulae genome:
- a CDS encoding tRNA modification GTPase has translation MISQADDTIAAIASPVTPAIRGIVRLSGFDCMDVLRRMGLLNDDPLPSRSFRTSRSLDLGQPLGEIEVDLLVWPTGCSYTGQPSAELHLIGSLPLLQSSLDRAIEAGARPAQPGEFTMRSFLAGRLDLTQAEAVLGVIEAEDRGTLDQALSQLAGNLSRPLQEARSTLLDLIADVEAGLDFVDEDIEFISDEALVQRLAQLCDQLNTTRDQMNERGGGSEAIRVILRGLPNAGKSRLLNALTRSESAIVTNQAGTTRDLVTVELVVRGQRFLLIDTAGIETREDTDPEATISAEAQQQATEAAQNADVHLWCIDASGDPSFAELKQSGLSIETAKQSAELICVATKRDLLPSDWKAEAIQADLAVSSESGFGLDMLLDRLHSFAETRDAGETGNVIGTAARCRESLASATQHLQQAIVWTEQSAGHELVAAEMRLAVEAIGEVTGQVYTDDILDRVFGRFCIGK, from the coding sequence GTGATCTCGCAGGCGGATGACACGATCGCAGCCATTGCTTCGCCGGTGACCCCGGCGATTCGCGGCATCGTGCGACTGTCTGGGTTTGATTGCATGGACGTGCTGCGGCGAATGGGGTTGTTGAATGACGACCCGTTGCCATCGCGATCTTTTCGGACGTCGCGCTCGTTGGATCTCGGCCAACCGCTCGGCGAAATCGAGGTGGATCTGTTGGTGTGGCCAACAGGCTGCAGCTACACGGGGCAACCGTCCGCCGAGTTGCATTTGATTGGTTCCCTGCCGCTGCTGCAATCGAGCTTGGACCGAGCGATTGAAGCGGGAGCCCGTCCGGCACAACCGGGCGAATTCACCATGCGTTCTTTCTTGGCAGGACGTTTGGATCTGACCCAAGCGGAAGCGGTCTTGGGAGTGATCGAAGCGGAAGATCGCGGGACGTTGGATCAGGCGCTCTCGCAGTTGGCAGGCAATCTTTCGCGTCCGTTGCAAGAAGCCCGGTCGACGTTGTTGGATTTGATCGCTGACGTGGAAGCTGGGTTGGACTTCGTCGATGAAGACATTGAGTTCATCTCGGACGAGGCACTGGTGCAGCGTCTGGCACAGCTTTGTGATCAGCTCAACACGACTCGGGATCAAATGAATGAACGAGGCGGCGGATCCGAAGCCATTCGCGTGATCCTGCGAGGCTTGCCCAACGCGGGTAAGAGCCGTTTGTTGAACGCGTTGACGCGATCCGAATCCGCGATTGTGACAAATCAAGCCGGGACGACGCGAGACTTGGTGACCGTTGAATTGGTCGTTCGCGGTCAACGGTTTTTGCTGATTGACACCGCCGGAATCGAGACGCGTGAGGACACTGACCCGGAAGCGACGATCTCGGCCGAGGCACAGCAACAAGCGACCGAAGCGGCACAAAACGCTGACGTGCATTTATGGTGCATTGACGCGTCAGGCGATCCGAGCTTTGCCGAGTTGAAGCAATCGGGCTTGTCGATCGAAACTGCAAAACAGTCAGCCGAGCTGATTTGTGTGGCCACGAAACGAGATTTGTTGCCGAGCGATTGGAAGGCGGAAGCGATCCAAGCCGACTTGGCGGTCAGCAGCGAATCTGGATTCGGTTTGGACATGTTGCTTGATCGGTTACATTCCTTTGCCGAAACGCGAGACGCTGGCGAGACGGGGAACGTCATCGGTACCGCGGCACGCTGCCGAGAGTCGCTCGCATCCGCCACGCAGCATTTGCAGCAGGCGATTGTGTGGACGGAGCAATCGGCTGGTCACGAATTGGTCGCGGCGGAAATGCGATTGGCCGTGGAGGCGATCGGTGAGGTCACCGGGCAGGTTTATACCGATGACATTTTGGATCGAGTGTTTGGCCGGTTCTGTATCGGGAAGTGA